In Mangifera indica cultivar Alphonso chromosome 14, CATAS_Mindica_2.1, whole genome shotgun sequence, the DNA window ACGCAAGGATACAGCCATTTGACTTAGATGTCCTCAGAGAGGCCTTTCAACTGAGGGAAACTTCTCCTGTTGAGTTGCCTTCTGTAAGGATTGTAACTgcttgaatttatggttttgtcactgtaattttatatttcttcagCTGGATGGCATCCTGGGTTCTCATTGTGTGGTGCTGGTTTCTGAATTTCATACTCTGAAGTGTTTTGCTATTCTCTTAGATGTTTATCTTATTGTATgctatttattttctcttcagGCAGAGAAGGGGACTCCAACCGTTGCTGGGAAATCGAAAAGTGATTCTAAAGACAAGGAGAGGAAGCATAAAAAGCACAAAGACAGAGATAAGGAGAAGGACAGAGAACATAAGAAGCGCAAGCACCGTCACAAAGATCGAAGTAAGGAAAAAGACAAGGATAAGAAGAAGGATAGGAGTGGGCATCATGATTCTGGTACCGACCCATCAAAGAAACACCATGAGAAGGTTGGAAAATTGGAATTTTCTTGGATTTAGATCCTATcaattagcttttttttttttttcctttttaaaccagaaaaaaatattacaaatattttgaaGTCCTCATAGACTAAGGAAAAAGGTTGAGACATTTAATTAGCATCACTATGATGCCCTCTTTCTTATGGATACGGTAGTCAATGAGTCAACTTTTTGGGAAAATGacattgtcttttcttttttatttagttaatgCATATTTTCTGTCGTCAATTAAAGCAACTAGTATTTCTGACGGCAAGGCATAAATTGGTGTTATGATCTTGGATGAATTAGGAATAACCTTTTGCAGTTGTActtttaatcaatttcatgcttttttttttttaggagaGGCAGTAAAACTTTATGAAACTcctgttttaatttttctatttaatataatttcagaAAAGGAAGCATGATGGAGATGAAGATCTTAATGATGCTCAAAGGCAAAAGAAAAGTAAGGTAATGGACACTGGTCAATCTCAACTTCTGAGTGCTTTTATTCTGGTTGTGCCACAAGTTCTCTGACTCTTTTATTACTTCCTTGGTCATATATGGTgtcaattattataatcaagCTCTCTGCTTAATTTTCTCTGTCGTGCAGCATAAGAGCTCAAAGATTGATGAAGTGGGTGCAATAAAGGTAGCAGGCTGAAGAAATGGCATACTATAGTTCTTTTGTTGTCTCAGATGGTTGTTGTTGGGAGTTTGGAGGGTTTTCCATTTGAAGGATGTCAAATAGCTTGAGGTAACAGGTatcttgttaatatttttaatttatcctCAATATCCTGTTCTATATATGCCCCATCTATGCTTTTCTTGTCTTTTGATACATGAATGaccttatgaaaaaaaaaatatctgcccatcaacatttaaattatattcttcATTTTACTAATGGGTAAAAGATGGAGCGTGCCTCATCTGTGTTGCCTAAAGTGTCTGGagtttaaaccaaaatcatTTACTGAAGATTTGCATCTGCAAACCAATTAAAACTGCATTTCCCATCTCTGAAAGTTTCTTCTTCGTCAAGCGATGCTTGTTGGTTCTATAGAAGCAAGGTCTTTTTTTGCTTTGTGCATGCTAGAGTTATAAACTTTTTGgccttctttttcttgtaaACTACATTTTAAACCTTTGTGTATCAGCCTTTGCCTCTTATCATGTTGGCAGCAAGttgttttttgatgattttgtggGCCATATTACCCTGTGATCGACTCTTTAAGAATCTACCAACAAGCTTTTGGCCAAAAACTTGTGAAAACTACGTGTATGATTGATATCTTGTTTTTCCTTAAATATGTGTATGATTAACATTTTGTTTCTCCTTACCCTATATATGATGTTATAGCATGCTGTTCCTATGTTTCAGACAATCTTATGGGATATTCATTTTGATGCAGATTAGAACTGACTAAAGAATGTTATGGTGAATTCACCAGAGAAGTGTGTGGATACAAGGTAAAAGAATGATTAAATATGAACTTATGTATCATAACAatggttaatatattttttggtaaCCTGGAAaacttttatcctttttttctcAGTTTTTATGGCGCATTGGATATCTCAGCCTTTACACATTATTGTAACCTTTTTCTACATCCCTTTTAGAAGTCCAAAGTTTAGTTTTATGATCAGTTTAAATTGTGGGTTTGCCACTTTGAAATGTAGGAAGATTGGAACAAGAAAGGAATTGTGAATGTCGATTCCTTTCTGCCCCATGagaaattacaaacatgtcCCAGTTAATCAAAATGGTTGTAGGGGCCTGGTTATTTGTTTTCTAACATGACTGATGAATTAGCAAGTTTATATGGCAAACATTCTTTGTATATAAGTAAGGTTAGTTATGTCATAAAGGGgatcctttttctttatttttctgaatttcattcGGCTGGTTTCCTGTATAAAATTTTGGCATCGGTGGGGTGGGGAAGCTAATATGAGGTTTTGTGACCAAAAACCCAGGCTTTTTCTGGGCCTGGGCTTACATACTTTAAATGGACACCGGGCAAAGCCCAGCAATGGTCTGTTGTATTTACAACCTAAGAGGGTTGCAAAAGGGttgtattttatcaataaaattagtcatatttacttttaatacataaattagtaTATACGGGATATATGTCATCaaatgaatgaataattttgaattaaaaataaagtaacatctaatcatgtaatgacatatcatatgtatatatatttgtgtattcaaaattagGTACATAGAACACTGCAATTTCATTTATAAAGTCTATTTTGTTTGGTTGAACTTCTCTGAAATCCTTACGACCTGTGTAAATAgaaatttcaaaagtaaaagCTTACGTGATCTTCATACAGAAGAACTGTTTCATgagggaaataaaataaatgatcaagcaaacaattttaatatatacaatatcaCTTCAAAATGGTGAAAATACCTAATTAAGATTTTAGTTACTTTGCTAAATTCTAAGCCTACATAAATGGTGaggttttttcttcttatagAAATTGTGGttttaaaaagaaagtaaaatagaaaacatatacatttaaaatcactgataaaataattaaacactCATGCAGCTTCATTTCATAAAATCACCCTCCATCATATTTCATAGTAATCTTTTTGttgttaaaaataatcaatattttatttcttatgcaagaaattaaaaatatgaatctaATTTAGGGCAACTCCAGTCTGGCTTAGGAGATAGTTTGAATGGTGAAATGAAAGGTCTCTCATGAAAGGTTAGAATTGAACTCTATCTCTCATGTGAAAAAATTTTAGGCTGATGAGCTTGGGCTTGAATATTAATGCACTACAACAAAGCgaaattttaacttatctgTTATAGTGATTGTTAATCTAGTTACTGTGTTTCAAACTTTACATGTTCGGTCAAATCAAGCAAACTCCGtggtcataaaaaaaaaaacttttaatcaaCCTTATTATTCCTctcattaatctttttttttttttttacgctaagaaattataattacaacCTAATCAAATTTGAGGATAACTTCAATCCAGTGTGTTCCCATagttctcttcttcttttttatatatgtaaagcTTCTTCATTTTTCAAGGCAATTGACTATTTTTGTTCTTTCCAATGGgtcataaattatttaagtttcAAGGTCTTTGTTTGGGGTGGTTATGGTGGTAGGGGAATTGCTGTCCCCAGAGTATCATTGTTCCAACTGGATGTTTGTCCTACTAATTGGCATTATTCCATACCAACTATTGTGCGGCTTATGATACCGACTTTGTCTCAATGAGGGCAGGTGAATAAAGCTTTGTATAATAAagtattttgtatttattttctgacaaattgattaatatttgatacttcaaagaacaaaataaattaaaatagtgatAACGTTTGGATTCAGactgtttttattatataaattaaatgaatgtTTAAGTTCAGACGTATGatgtaaaatatatttagatCTTCTCAACTTTAGCAGGGGCATGAGCCCAATTTCTACAAACCTTTGAAGAATTAAGAAAGTGGCCCTGTTAGAGTACGTGTTTTAGACAATCCATTATAGCTATTTATGTGATAATCATTCTAagatgtacttattttattattaataaaaagacatctatttatttgttagttatatatatattcatgttgATGTGTTTGATAAATGCCCTTGATTGATAGAGTTTTGACAATTAGATCAACAAGCATTTTGACCGTAAAAACCCTATGAATACATATAGTGGTTGATTTGGAAACATTCGTAAGCTTAGTGTTATTCTAACATATAGcacaaataatacaataaaattattacagtATTACTTGATTCTATCAAAAAGTAGTAATAAATCTTACGTGTCAAGGTTTTTGGAATTAACTAGATGCAACACTTAGGTACATGTTGATTGCATGTCTATCGAATTTACTTGTCAAAAGTTTTCACATAAACGGTAACTCTTAGTTTCTATGAAATAGATCATCTAATGAACAGCAGTGCATGTGCTTCTGATACTTGAGATTACTAGAACATTTCATACACCAATGGACCTAGGTTGACCTAGCTTAACATAACCTTTTTTGGAGGGTTATCAAAATAGTAGTGATTGGCTATATCGAGAAGTATAGCgagatttatatatttgtttcaaatttatgttcTAATACAAGTGGCATTTCTTCATCCGTCCTTATACACTATGTATATATGAGATGAATATCTTTAAAATGATAGGACCGTGACTAAGAGTATCAACATGCATCTTGATTGTGATGCtcatataatcatattaatcattaagtggtcattctagaaacatctctaaccttattattatctttaccaaagatataataatttaataagattATCATTGTATTGAACAATCATACTGAAAGGTAATGAAAAATCTTATATGTCCAACTTGTTTCGTGACAACCTGGTGCAACAAGTGAGTATTTTTTGGCTACAAGTCCATTAGACTGACTCGTCAAAGGATTCTATATAGATGATAATTCTATTGTTTATAGAACATATCTTTTAATGAAATGTAGTGTATATGACCCTTCAACTTGAGTGAAAGGTTTTGTGATCTCATGAGAATCATTCAAAACAACATAAACATggtcaaaaacaaaattttaagacCACAAAACCATCCTCATTGATCTAAGGATTGTTATccatacaataaaattaagtttttgtgTCAAACTTGTGTTTGGAGGTTTCACCTTATAGAAACCCACATCAAATTCATTCTTGACACTTCCACAACTCTCTATAATGTAATTCGGTCTCTATTCATCTATACAGAGGTGGCCACAAACATGAAGGCTTGCCAAGGTGGTTGGGGAACTCAAGAAATTTCTAGATTaccttatattaaatataaaaaggaGAGTAGGATTGaaagaatattttctttaagTTCATAGGGAGGGATGGTTAGAATGGAAAAAGTGTTCAATATATATTGAACACATAACCTTAATAAACCCTAAGtgaaacttttaatatatttttccgCCCCTCAACTTTGGATTATTACTTTTTGGCCcctaaaactatatttattgcATTTAGGTCAAACAATGAGTAAGACATCAATCATGATGTGATTGGATCCATGTTACTCATTAATAGAGCTTGAAGTCACAACATTCCttgaaacaataaattttttctttaagttaTCTCGAGTTGCTTAGGTTTTTATGCATGAACTTTAGGTTCATTATGGCCTAGTCATGACCTCAAAACTGATTCCTTGAAAAATATGTCTAAAACCTCAATGGTTATAGTAAACATTTAGTAACGTGTCACCATGAACAACCTTTCATGCAACTTTCTTTAACTCTAGTTAGAAATTTTTGTTTCCAATATTGACATTCGTTTGGGAACTCAAAATCAACTTATTTTAGCCAACAAATTTCTTCTTGACCATCACTTTTTTCTgcatataaataacatatgatCAATTCAGTTTATTGTACATGACATAAATAGTCTCGTacttatacaccatatgaaacATACATATCCATATTGAATCTAATTGTGATATCCCAAGTTTGTGGATCAATTGTACACTACTATAATCTTATGACAAATCATTGACTTCATTTTAAATGTTCATCTGATTCTACATAATTAGTTATATTCAAAAAACAGTTTACTAACCATTTATCCACACTACTACCCGAATGATATAACTTTTATAGTCATCCCgtgattcaaatttttaaagatcCATATCATCCAAACAATTCACATGTATACAATGTATttcaagaataaataaataaagcaaaacaGAATATACATGTGAAAAACAAAacgttttatttattaatataaattatatatacaagataaaatatcatGAAACCAAGAATATAATTGATTCATAAGGCATGTACTAACACATACATCCACAAAAATAGgggtaaatataaataacttaTTATGCTCGTAACCATTTCCATTAAAgtacaatttttcctttttacaaCACTATTTTGATGTAGTGCACTTAGCTTTGTGTATTGAACACAAATATCATGCCTTTCCAAAAATTTGACAAAAGGGGTGTGGGGATTTCCCTAAGTTATTATACTTTCATAATACTCACCACCTCTAGCTAATCTTacaattttcacctttttatcTAATTACCtctcaaacattttaaaatgtATCTTAAGTGTATTAATCGATTAATATTTATCATACAACCGATAACTGTAATTATAATGTGAAAAATCATAGTTTCATTTCATATATAGCATCcattttagattataattagaaaatatcGATCATAATTACTTGTGATGAATCTTCTTAACTTGagttttaaattaacaaaaagagggaaattcataattttcaataaaaaaatatgagttctTAAACCATAACTTTAATGTcacatgaaaatcaaaattatatatatatctaaaccCTGTTAAGCATAAAATCATTATTCCCATAAATCTTAAAGTTTCAtaattttcacataattttgaaaaagagtCATCCTGATCCATACAGACTTTTGAAGTATACTAtgacacaaaacaaaaaaaattatgaagaatGATTTCTCTCCTTGACACATTCTATTTATGATAGAAGATAAAGATGAtattgtgttttcttttttttttcaattattgccATATATACAAAGAGAAAGATGTTATTTATAAACACTTTCGAATacgtaattaaatatataataaatttattattacatgattaaatattattttattcttaattgtaTGTTtacaaatgtatatacataatcaTATGATCCTAAATTTACAgggttaatatatatatattgtaaaatactgaattaaattatttaaggttataaaaatatttgaaacgTCAtgcaatttaaatttgtaaagcTTTGAGaattatcttaaattaaatatatgttataacTGGTCTTCTGCTCCAAAAACTTCTCTTATGACAGCTCTCAACAGGAAAAATTAtagtgattaaattttgaagtaaaaacctaatctatttataaaaagaaattatttgaaCTCTCCTATCAAAATCCAATGACCCAAAGGTCATACTAAATCATCTAcccaaatatataatatatagagtgtattgatcatttttttattaatcacttaagtttatttataaactgatattaaactatttaattatataattttattaaattataattataattaacattaacCTTCGTTAAGAAAGTTTTGTATTGATAAACTTTGTTGTCAGTACGATTTCTTGGAAACCAATTTGGAAAAATGAAAAGGGAGTTTGAACTTTGAAAGCTTTTGGCAATGCTCACattatacattttaatttgtgttttaatGTCACATTTTGTTTATCCTGTATTTAAACAACTCTATTTGAAATTGCCTCAAAATGTCAACTCTTGCCCACTTATTTGAATtgttgaagaagagaaagattaattgaaattcaaatttgcatgacttttatttcttttaagactcattttgaaaaaaaaaaaaacaaaaaccctagAAAAATCCAAAATAGGAACTTAGCTTGGTATTTGGAAAGGTAGAATGGAGACATGCCAAATGAACAGAAAGTTCTTTGGATCCTAAACAAGAACTGTCTATGAATGGAATTTGTCTGTTCTCTAGGAAACAAACCCTGTGTCAAGACAAACAAATATTTGGAACATGAGCCCATTTTTATTAATCCAGCCATGGAGAAAGAAGCCTTCATCATCATTGGGTTCTCTTGGTGAGAAATCAACGGTCAATAAATCATCATAAATCCTATCACCCAATGCATATTCATACCTCCAATTTTCATTATGCATTAAATCATCATCATGTTTTGGAAACCTTTCATCAGTCAATAATGTGGCTTCATCGACAAGCTATTCTCAATTATAACTAATCATTATTTTCTATGTTACCCATTTTAGCCCTTCCCAATTTTTTGGACCAATTTACCCCTATTCCCTTTTTCTGAAATTTggaagaatttgaaaattcttgaGTTTAGTTAGGGGGTTTTGGTCAAGGTATCATTGAGAAAgctatttataaatttcatgtcaaataataataaaattatacatgcatattttttatatataaataaatacacatatgaatatatcattatatatttcagtgattttgaattaataataaaataatactcaatcacataataatacattcaaatgtatacttttttatttacaaaaaatggatacacatagaTGATTTATAGAGAAATCCGGTACTAGCATGTAACTTGCTATAACCCAATtcttatatctattttttaagaaacaaaaaataataataataataataataataaaataaccctCCATTGCCAATTACAATATCAAGTAAAATGGACCACTATATCCATCCTGAATATTCTTTAGGCTTATAGCTCTTCTATATTGATAAAGAGCATTCATGGATCCCCCTTATTCCCTTTTTACACAAATTTCATGATTAAATTTCAAGTTTTACtagattaattaaatataatatagaaaaaaatagattGTATTTACTTGATTGgacttttttcccctttttctttttatgaggGTCATGATGTAATGGTAAAAGGGGGTTGATTCATAtccttttcttttgctttcAATCTCTTTTTATTTGGTATCCTATAAAGCTTATTCCCAATCTAAGATGCTATTTTAGAGGGTTAAAAAAACACATCTAAAAAAGCCAAAGCAAACCCAAGAACAGATTCCAAGTGGGCATCTCAAATATTTGCATAAATTAATCCTTGCAATGTGGGATTTAATTTGGTTGAATAtttgacatcaatttttttacttaacaATAAGAGGGTATTTCAGAAGTCTAATAAAAGTACAAATAATGAAGGAAATATGTTGGCACATGTATTAGGCCTTCTGctcagttttcaaactttgtgaCTACCAATTTAAAGAggattaatatttcataataaaattttgacattACTAAAAGTATCCCATTTAAAAATCTCTAAATTAACTCATAAGTCAAAACCCTTTTACAGATAACATATGAAGTTCTACtattataaggaaaaaaaaatgtatttaaataaagagcaatattatgtgtactcactttgggtacataaatgtatacacattcatatgtgtcatcacatgattgattattattttattcttaattcaaaatcatttaatcacatgatgacacatataaatgtatatacatttgtgtacccaaagtgggtacacatagttttattgttaaataaattgttaatcatcattagattaatttaaaatcttgaatCTTGAACAGTATTAgcaatatgataaaatattaggtAATTAGCATGTTTAAACCCATTTATTCCCTAATTTTTGGCTAGATAATCTGATTTGATCTAAGTATCTTTTTGCATTatcatttagaaaaaaattggtaTAAAGTAGCACTAAAGATGAACAAGAAATATGTCTTTTTGCCCCATTTTTTTTGACATTTGTTTTGGGCATTGAAAATTTGCTTTTGGTGTTTTTCTAAAAAGCCTAAAGAATGAGCAAACAAAGTCATAAAGATTTGACAAGCTATGCATGAAAATCTGAAGTGGGACCcaaagattaatttatatatatatatatatatatatatatatatatatatatatatatatatgaggttgatttatatttacatacttatattggttgattttattttggcaatctacataatttataaaataaaaattaattaatctcaaTTATTGGTGGTTGGTCGATGCCAAGTAGTGTAGGCACacaaaactcaatttttatGTGGACCTATTATTAAAGAAGTTAATTACATagtttacaaatattaattttacttaGGACCtctaattttacataaattaggtgaattaatttttaacttatgatttaggccaaatgaccatTTCCCACTTAAGATTTCAACTATAAAATCTCAActctaatttatattgaaaataaaagattattataacataaaccaaaaaattacaattaaaaaaaattttaaatgcataaTTTTCTTCTATTCATAGTATATAAACTATTGTCATTAgccctttttcttttccattaaTGTCTCTACCTCTTTTCTCTCACTCATTTCTTTATAGTAATTTCTATTACCCtttttttcctctcatttttctactcatttttttataataatgtcaatatatttattctcttctttttctcactcaatataaatttaaggtTGGTGGAAGATTTTCcaaggaaattaaaaaatgggGAAGTGGTGATGAAGATTATAATAGGAGAATAATGATCGGTGGTGAAGATAATTGGAAAAGAATAATAGCTAGTGATGTTGATAAGGAagatgataaaaagaaaaagataatcgACCATATAGTTTTTGGTAGAAATGATAGAGGAGAAAGAGGACAATTGAGAGTGATATTATCGGTGAAGATGAAGAGACTAAAAAGAGAATGATTGacaattgatgataaaaataataaaataatagaagaagaataaatagaaaagaaaaataagaaattttttagattaagaaaaataataaattataattataattaatgaaggatatattattcaattaaaattttatttttaacatggatattattgtaaatttaataaaattaaagaaatattaataattgaaatttggaTTTAATGAcaagggcatttttgtcattttattgacAAAGAAGGATAAAACACACTGAAACCAAATGAATTTTACTCACGGAAAGagataaaaagtgaaaaattggACTCTGGGTGGGAAACACTTATGGCAAATTAGAATTCAACCAGCCTAGCTAGTAGTAGCTACATGTATCATGTAATTACAAACTTACCCTCAAAAAAGAGACGAGGTTGCTATGatcaattactttttttttttttcttaaattcaagtGGGTCGGGTCAACAGAACCCACAAAATGATGCCTTATTTTAGGTTAATTTTAATCtaacttcaattatttttataattaattatgtgattgacAACTGTTCATTTAGGTGGATCtaagaatataaataagtaaaaattgtGCCATGCACTTAGGCACACCTTctatttcttatatttgtttttcaatttttaaaagtcTTTATTAATAGAATAATTAGGTTTGGTAAAATGGGTGAGCAcctaaagatgaaaaataacatttggaTGTGTGTAagttagaaaaattaatttattaattggaTTGGGTTCAtggttaataatttttaattgtaatttaataataaaaataattaattattaataatctaTCATTTTTTGGTTGGGACCttggatataaataattggccaaaagacttgttcccactcaaggttAGGTTAAGTGTAATATCAAACtcacattctcaaactttaaaaaattcaaagtctcaactataaataaaattatattaaaaatcttagttaaaagttaagggtaaacccatcatttaataaaaaaattttaaaaactaaaattttattatattttttctcctcagtttaaaaatctaacaatttttcttcacctAAAATCTAAAAAGTGGTCATTTTCCCACTAGGGTTTTGAAATCCTCACATGAGAAGGCGAAATTCGTTGTCTCCAATCATGTTAACTCTCTTTCCTGGTTTATCTCTCCTTATTAATCAAATCCTATCATTTGACAAAGCCTATTTTTTCTGACGAAAACAAAATTGTCTTCATTAAAGTGTCCATCTTTGGTAGCAATTTTAAAACCCTATTAgagaaattgttactttttaaactttgagtaaggagaaattattagattttcaaactaaaaaaaaaaattataaaaattttagtttttaaaattttgttcttaaataatgattttatctttaattttaactgaaactTTTAACAGAATTGTATTTATGattaaaactttaaacttttaaaaattaaaaaatatgagtttacgATTACATCTAACCTTGAGTGGGtacaagtcttttgacctaaatatgattaaaagaaTCGGCTTAGAAGTTGAgacttatttaataataaattggtGATTCAAATACATActaaattgattaataaaaagtCCAATGAAAGCAAATTTAAGAAAAAGGGAATCTTCCCAAGAAAAATTTATTGGAAGAAACGTTTAAACTTTGTTTATAGTCTTTACACAGGGAAGAATATATGAACATTGCATAAAAATATGATCCGCTAGTTTTAccattttgaatattttactaAGCGTGGATCCCAAATTCCAAAGGAACAACAAAATGAatacatacatgcatgcatgcatggtacACTTGTTCACGAAGTACAATTTTGGAAGTTGCATCGTCACTGCATACatgaattaatcattttaaattgttttcgtGTGTCGGTGCTACATCCTTGCTCAGTGGTCGACAGTcatttacatattattattttatgtcaaaagacttactcccacctAAGGTTGActaaaaacctaaatttttatttgataatttttaaaaatttaaaattttatttattatttaatttattttagattttttttttaagattaaggatgaaattattatttttttaaagattttaaaaagtaatattttattctaacttaaaatttttttagttttataagtTAGTTTTTCTCTCCCtaaatatttagtatttatatCTTTCATCTTCGACCACCATATCTGATGATGGGGAACTGTCGAACAAGAGAGGAAGAGACGGCGACCATCTCTCGGTAGAGGAGTTTTACCATCGACAAAGAtgtctttgtctctttgtctTTGTCGATAACAAATCTCCTCTATTAGGAGATGGTtgtgttttctttctctcttgttcGATAGTTCTCGTTGCCAGATATAGTTGTCAGAGATAAAAGATAGAAATCTTAGGGATTTAAAGGGggaaaaactattttttaaaatcgaaaAAGTTTTAGGTTGGagtgaaatattattttttaaaatttaggagggaaaatgagataaagatataatattttaaatatttttgataaaacaatagtTTTATCTTTGACTTTAACAGgaaattgtaataaaaattaggtAATGgataaaactttgaatttttaaaagttggcaGTAGAACTTAGGGTTTTCACTAAACCCTGGGTGGGACTAAGTTTATTGGccttattttattagttttgaaGGGCATTTATAAAATTGTAGTGTATAATCTAaggttgatttat includes these proteins:
- the LOC123196189 gene encoding mediator of RNA polymerase II transcription subunit 19a-like; amino-acid sequence: MDPESKKFGLGDRELTGAADLISHFKLLPHHDFFCKRSLPLSISDSHYLHNVVGDTEIRKGEGMQLDQLIQSTSFSRDTNARIQPFDLDVLREAFQLRETSPVELPSAEKGTPTVAGKSKSDSKDKERKHKKHKDRDKEKDREHKKRKHRHKDRSKEKDKDKKKDRSGHHDSGTDPSKKHHEKKRKHDGDEDLNDAQRQKKSKHKSSKIDEVGAIKVAG